The Flavobacterium galactosidilyticum nucleotide sequence AGGAAGAGAATATATATTATACTAATAGTTCTCAAATTCCCGTAAATCATACTGAAGATCCGTTTGAAGCCTTGTATTTGCAGGATGAATTACAATGCAAATATACTGGTGGAACTGTTTTGCACTTATATATGAGTGAAAAAATCAGCTCTCCCGAAGCTTGTAAGCAGTTTGTTAAGAAGGTTTTGTCGAACTTCAAATTGCCGTACATTACCGTAACTCCAGTGTTTAGCGTATGTCCAGTTCATGGATATTTAACTGGAGAACATGAATACTGCCCTAAATGTGATGAGGTATTGATAGAAAATGAGAAACTTTTGCTCCAAGCGGAATAATTTGAAAAGTAATTTTTAAACTAAATAAACGTATACGATAAACCATAAAACCAAAATAAACATGAAAACAACCACCAATCCAATTTTAGAACAAAACCAACATTTAAGAACTAAATGCTTAGTGTACACCAGAGTAATGGGGTATCATAGACCTGTAGAAAGTTTTAATATTGGAAAAAAAGGAGAGCACAAACAACGAACTCACTTCCATGAAGGGAAATGTTAGTTGTCCTATTTACAGCATAACGCCATTTACGCTGTTAGATTATGCGCATAAATCAGCTTGCATTCTTTGGTTTGCAGGCTGTAATATGCGTTGTTTGTATTGTTACAACCCAGAAATCGTACTTGGGAAAGGCAAAATTTCTTTCGAAAAAACACTTGTTTTTCTTAATTCTCGAAAAAACTTATTAGATGCTGTGGTTTTTAGTGGAGGCGAATGCTTGTTGCATAAAAATATTCTTGAACTTATTGCCGAAGTCAAAAAAATGGGTTTCTTAGTCAAAATTGATACGAATGGCTCAAAACCAGCTGTTTTGCAGGAATTGATTACCAAAAAACTAATTGATTATGTAGCACTTGATTTTAAAGCGATGCCTGCTCATTTTGAAAAAATAACACAGTCTAATTTTTTTCTTCCTTTTCAAAAATCAGTTAGAATGCTAATTGAAAGTGGTCTTTCGTTTGAAGTTCGAACTACCATACACTCTGATTTAATTGATGGCAATCAACTGCGACAAATGATTCACTATTTAGAAAAACAGAATTATTTAGGCAATTATTATATTCAACATTTTATGAATGGAGCTAACACATTAGAGCCACTTGGATATTCAACCAAAGAAATCGAACGAGAAAATTTTTCTACATCAAATATTAAAGTACACTTTAGAGGTAAATAGGATGAAAATGTCTTTTTGAAAGCGTATCTTTGAACTTGTATTAAAATTTTATGTGAGCCATCATTTATTGATAACTTCTGTCAAAACGTAAAATAATCCTGATCAGTCGTGGGCAATGGTTTTTCACATAAGATCCATTTGCGTAAATTAGTGTTTTGTACTGAATATAGGTCTATATCCGTTTTTGAGAGATTTAAATATTTAGAATATGATTTCAAATAGACCTTTAAAAAGAGTTCTAGAGTTACAACCATTAAGTCACGATCATCACCATGGTTTGCAATTATGTTGGAAAATAAGAACTGGTTTTTCTAAACAAGTTGAAGTGGAACGGATAAAGAACTATGCGGATTGGTTTTTTACAAACCATTTGGTTCCTCATTTTGAACTCGAAGAAAAATATATTTTCACCATTTTAGATCAGAAAAATGAATTTGTAAAACAAGCATTAACAGATCACAGACGTTTGAAAAGATTATTTAGCGAAACTACTAATTTAGAGAAATCATTAGGCCTTATTGAGGAAGAGCTAGAAAAACACATTCGTTTTGAGGAACGTATTCTTTTTCCAGAAGTTCAAAAAGAAGCTACTTCGGAACAATTAGCTGAAATTGCAAAAATTCATAATCACGAACTTTTTGTTGAAAATAATGAGGACACTTTCTGGCTGTCTTAAAAGTTAAATTTTATAAAACAGCTAATTTTCATAATAGGAACTACGTTTATTCATCTATAAACAATCAATTATGTTTTCTAAAACCTGTGAATACGGGATTCGAGCAACTATTTTTATAGCCTCGCAATCGTATCAAAATAATAGAGTAGGATTAAAGGATATTGCCAAGAAAATTGATTCTCCGGAGGCTTTTACAGCGAAAATTCTGCAGATTTTATCAAAAAGTTCGATCATCAATTCCGTAAAAGGAGTAGGAGGCGGATTTGAAATTTCAAAACTGGCAATGAAAGAAATAACTCTGGCTCAAATTGTAACTGCTTTAGATGGAGATCGTGTGTTTACAGGATGCGGTTTAGGATTAGATAGCTGTTCTGAAGATCATCCGTGTCCGGTTCATGATAAATTTAAAGCCATTAGAAACGAATTGGCATTTATGTTAGAAAACACTAATTTAGAAGAGTTAGCTTTGGGAATCAAATCAGGTGAAACTTTTTTGAGGTATTAATATTGCATGCGAATAATACTATTGTACGGTAAAGTTTTGGAAAATTATAGCTACTTGTATGATTATCTACAATTGGCTTTAACATTTAAAAATAATGATTGGGATATTTTTCAATATGCACACTTCCATTCTAACAGCACAAGATACCTTTACAGTAATCATTAAATTATTGTAAAGGTATTTATAAATTATAACGAATTATAGAACAAAAAATAGAACGAAATGAATACTCTTAAAGAAAAAATACTAGCATTAAAAAAAGAAAAAAATGCTGTTATTTTAGCCCATTATTATCAAGAAGCTGCTATTCAGGATGTAGCGGATTATGTGGGCGATAGTTTAGGTTTGTCACAAGAAGCGATGAATGTAAATGCTGACATTATTGTATTTGCAGGCGTACATTTTATGGCTGAAACCGCCAAAATATTGAACCCGACTAAAAAAGTAATTCTTCCCGATTTAAAAGCAGGTTGTTCCCTAGCAGAGTCTTGTCCACCGGATTTATTTGGAGAATTTACTGCTGCACATCCAGACCATATTGTTATTACTTACGTCAATTGTTCTGCTGAGGTAAAAGCGTTGAGTGATATTGTTTGTACTTCATCAAATGCTGTCAAAATTGTACAATCAATTCCAAAAGATACGCCTATTATTTTTGCGCCAGATAAGAATCTAGGAAAATACATCATTAGCGAAACGGGTCGAGACATGTTACTTTGGGATGGTTCCTGTGTGGTTCACGAAGCCTTTTCCTTAGATAAATTAATTGAAGTGCATAAATTACATCCTGATGCTACCATTATTGCTCATCCAGAATCAGAAACACATATTCTTGAAACAGCAAGTTATATTGGTTCCACCGCAGGAATGATTGATTATGTGAAAACAAATTCAAATGCTAAATTTATCGTTGCTACTGAAGCCGGAATTCTGCATAAAATGCAACAAGAAGTACCTCATAAAATATTGATTCCAGCTCCGGCTAAGGACGATAATACTTGTGCTTGCAGCGAATGTGGTTATATGAAAATGAATACACTTCAAAAATTATATGATTGTTTGCTCAATGAAACTCCAGAAATAGATGTTCCAGAAAACATCAGAAAAAAAGCTTTACTTCCTATTGAACGCATGCTCGAATTATCTAAATAATGATTAGAACTAATTACCTAATTATAGGTTCAGGGGTTGCTGGATTGACTTTTGCCATCAAAATTGCAGATCGTTTTCCGGATAAAATTGTGACGATTGTGACTAAGTCAAATGCGGATGAATCCAATACCAAGTACGCACAAGGCGGAATAGCCATCGTTACTGATGAAACGCAAGATTCCTATCAAAAACACATTGATGACACCCTAATTTGCGGTGACGGTTTATGTGATGAGGAGGTGGTTAAATTGGTGGTAACCGAAGGTCCAAAACGTTTAAAAGAATTGATTGATTGGGGAGCGAAATTTGATACCACGCCCAAAGGAAATTTTGATTTAGGTAAAGAAGGAGGACATTCTGAAAATAGAGTAGTGCATCATAAAGACCAAACGGGTTATGAAATTGAGCGTGCTATTTTAGAACAAGTACATCAAAAAAAGAATATCACCGTGTTAGACCATCATTTTGCATTGGATCTAATTACAGAAAATAATCATTGTGTTGGAGCTTATGTTTTAAATCAGAAAACGAATGAAATTATTACATTTCAATCTGATTATACGTTGCTTGCCAC carries:
- the nrdD gene encoding anaerobic ribonucleoside-triphosphate reductase, whose protein sequence is MKTTTNPILEQNQHLRTKCLVYTRVMGYHRPVESFNIGKKGEHKQRTHFHEGKC
- a CDS encoding anaerobic ribonucleoside-triphosphate reductase activating protein, whose product is MKGNVSCPIYSITPFTLLDYAHKSACILWFAGCNMRCLYCYNPEIVLGKGKISFEKTLVFLNSRKNLLDAVVFSGGECLLHKNILELIAEVKKMGFLVKIDTNGSKPAVLQELITKKLIDYVALDFKAMPAHFEKITQSNFFLPFQKSVRMLIESGLSFEVRTTIHSDLIDGNQLRQMIHYLEKQNYLGNYYIQHFMNGANTLEPLGYSTKEIERENFSTSNIKVHFRGK
- a CDS encoding hemerythrin domain-containing protein; the protein is MISNRPLKRVLELQPLSHDHHHGLQLCWKIRTGFSKQVEVERIKNYADWFFTNHLVPHFELEEKYIFTILDQKNEFVKQALTDHRRLKRLFSETTNLEKSLGLIEEELEKHIRFEERILFPEVQKEATSEQLAEIAKIHNHELFVENNEDTFWLS
- a CDS encoding RrF2 family transcriptional regulator, translating into MFSKTCEYGIRATIFIASQSYQNNRVGLKDIAKKIDSPEAFTAKILQILSKSSIINSVKGVGGGFEISKLAMKEITLAQIVTALDGDRVFTGCGLGLDSCSEDHPCPVHDKFKAIRNELAFMLENTNLEELALGIKSGETFLRY
- the nadA gene encoding quinolinate synthase NadA, which encodes MNTLKEKILALKKEKNAVILAHYYQEAAIQDVADYVGDSLGLSQEAMNVNADIIVFAGVHFMAETAKILNPTKKVILPDLKAGCSLAESCPPDLFGEFTAAHPDHIVITYVNCSAEVKALSDIVCTSSNAVKIVQSIPKDTPIIFAPDKNLGKYIISETGRDMLLWDGSCVVHEAFSLDKLIEVHKLHPDATIIAHPESETHILETASYIGSTAGMIDYVKTNSNAKFIVATEAGILHKMQQEVPHKILIPAPAKDDNTCACSECGYMKMNTLQKLYDCLLNETPEIDVPENIRKKALLPIERMLELSK